A genomic stretch from Chitinophaga agri includes:
- the tnpA gene encoding IS66 family insertion sequence element accessory protein TnpA has protein sequence MQPTNNSTIRSFTISEKKNIAMQWSQSNVKMQVFCDNHGITVSMLKNWRKQFATPAKVPRRKHFIQLTPSKASIPDIALPFAEVVSLSGNR, from the coding sequence ATGCAACCAACCAATAATTCCACGATACGTTCATTTACAATATCGGAGAAGAAGAATATCGCGATGCAATGGAGCCAGTCAAACGTAAAGATGCAAGTGTTTTGTGATAATCATGGAATCACGGTCTCCATGCTCAAGAACTGGAGGAAGCAGTTTGCCACTCCTGCAAAAGTTCCCAGACGAAAACATTTCATTCAGCTCACACCTTCTAAGGCGAGTATACCAGATATTGCACTTCCATTCGCGGAGGTGGTATCTTTATCAGGTAACAGGTAA
- the tnpA gene encoding IS66 family insertion sequence element accessory protein TnpA, with product MQPTNNSTIRSFTISEKKNIAMQWSQSNVKMQVFCDNHGITVSMLKNWRKQFATPAKVPRRKHFIQLTPSKASIPDIALPFAEVVSLSGNRIIFHSAVNTDMLKELLNSK from the coding sequence ATGCAACCAACCAATAATTCCACGATACGTTCATTTACAATATCGGAGAAGAAGAATATCGCGATGCAATGGAGCCAGTCAAACGTAAAGATGCAAGTGTTTTGTGATAATCATGGAATCACGGTCTCCATGCTCAAGAACTGGAGGAAGCAGTTTGCCACTCCTGCAAAAGTTCCCAGACGAAAACATTTCATTCAGCTGACACCTTCTAAGGCGAGTATACCAGATATTGCACTTCCATTCGCGGAGGTGGTATCTTTATCAGGTAACAGGATAATTTTTCATTCGGCGGTCAACACAGACATGCTAAAAGAGCTACTAAACAGTAAATAA
- the tnpB gene encoding IS66 family insertion sequence element accessory protein TnpB (TnpB, as the term is used for proteins encoded by IS66 family insertion elements, is considered an accessory protein, since TnpC, encoded by a neighboring gene, is a DDE family transposase.), which yields MLALSSSCRYFLYTQPIMISSSFYKLAAIVNQQMHLDPLTGDVYIFFNRRATHIKLLQWQQDGFAIYYKRLEKGTFEIPKPGGVQPSLTSTQLMLILQGIQMDKVQYRRRYFRQSSDH from the coding sequence ATGCTGGCACTCTCGTCCTCATGCAGGTATTTTCTGTATACTCAGCCAATCATGATAAGTAGTAGCTTTTACAAACTGGCGGCTATTGTCAATCAACAGATGCATTTGGATCCTTTAACCGGGGATGTCTATATTTTCTTTAACCGCAGAGCTACACATATCAAGCTACTTCAATGGCAGCAAGATGGATTTGCGATTTATTACAAGCGGCTTGAGAAGGGAACATTTGAGATTCCTAAACCAGGTGGGGTACAACCCTCGCTTACTTCTACACAATTGATGCTTATTCTGCAAGGCATTCAGATGGATAAAGTCCAGTACCGCAGGCGGTATTTTCGACAATCTTCCGATCATTAA
- a CDS encoding IS66 family transposase: MSTSAKDNDYKQLYESAINKVEQLQHELNQLKKMIFGVRQERFIPADKNQLALDIPTEQSAVVCNVLDAKKVTYVKVVKQDATQGRDSRHTIPSHLRREDVIIDPDHIPAGSKHIGTTETEVLEYKPAEIYVVRYIRNKYLLPSADETSSKIIVGPLPTLPVAKSMMGPGLLAQLVVEKICDHLPVHRQQQRLERDGIKLPYSTLSDGFAKTAALITPIYRALVTEVLNADYLQADETVCLEVT; encoded by the coding sequence ATGAGTACGTCAGCAAAAGATAATGATTACAAACAGCTCTATGAGTCTGCCATCAACAAGGTTGAGCAGCTGCAGCATGAATTGAATCAGCTCAAGAAGATGATTTTCGGAGTTCGCCAGGAGCGATTTATTCCCGCAGATAAGAATCAACTGGCACTCGATATTCCAACAGAACAATCTGCTGTTGTTTGCAACGTGTTAGATGCAAAGAAGGTGACTTATGTCAAAGTTGTAAAACAAGATGCGACTCAAGGGAGAGATAGCCGTCATACCATACCATCTCACTTACGAAGAGAAGATGTAATTATAGATCCAGACCATATACCAGCTGGTAGTAAACATATTGGCACCACTGAAACTGAAGTGCTGGAATACAAACCCGCCGAAATTTATGTAGTCCGTTACATCCGTAACAAGTACCTTCTCCCATCTGCGGATGAGACGTCGTCAAAAATTATTGTTGGACCTTTGCCAACATTACCAGTTGCAAAATCGATGATGGGGCCAGGCTTACTGGCTCAACTGGTTGTTGAGAAGATCTGCGATCATCTCCCCGTGCATCGCCAGCAACAACGTCTGGAAAGAGATGGTATAAAGCTACCATACTCAACGCTGAGTGATGGTTTTGCTAAGACAGCTGCGTTAATTACTCCTATTTACAGAGCGCTGGTAACAGAAGTACTCAACGCTGACTATTTGCAGGCTGATGAGACAGTGTGCCTTGAAGTAACATGA
- the ltrA gene encoding group II intron reverse transcriptase/maturase, which translates to MIDYYETKQHPVTKKMVLDAYKKVKENNASGGIDGESIEDFSIDASKNLYRIWNRMTSGCYYPPVVKSVEIPKKSGGVRILGIPTISDRIAQQVVKNYLEPIVEGSFHEDSYGYRPGKNAHQALEKATARCGYYSWVVDIDIRAFFDSIDHELLLKAIEWYTKEKWILMYIKRWLKAGIMCNGEVRRGEKGTPQGGVISPLLANIFLHFVFDKWMEKNHSNMPFERYCDDAIIHCTTEKQANFIKGAITRRMIDCRLMLNEEKTRIVYCKNHIHTEAHRSVRFDFLGYTFRPLGRPTKNGWKLMYFPCMSDSSKKAVRQKVREVVRRRFQGTILNIARILNPKIRGWYQYYCVYSKWTTHGLWYWLNLKLVRWIMENRKLGKGRAHRWLVRVYETNPRLFEHWSFIRPY; encoded by the coding sequence ATGATTGATTATTATGAAACAAAGCAACATCCGGTGACCAAGAAAATGGTACTGGATGCTTACAAGAAAGTAAAGGAAAATAATGCAAGTGGTGGAATCGACGGAGAAAGTATAGAAGATTTTTCGATTGATGCGTCAAAGAATCTATACCGGATTTGGAACAGAATGACATCTGGATGTTATTACCCGCCAGTTGTGAAAAGCGTTGAAATTCCAAAGAAATCTGGCGGTGTGCGTATTCTTGGCATACCTACAATATCAGATCGCATAGCTCAACAGGTTGTGAAAAATTATCTTGAACCTATCGTGGAAGGCAGCTTCCATGAGGATAGTTATGGATATCGTCCCGGTAAGAATGCACATCAGGCCTTGGAGAAAGCCACTGCACGGTGTGGTTATTATAGTTGGGTGGTTGATATTGATATTCGAGCGTTTTTTGATAGTATAGATCACGAACTGTTGTTGAAGGCAATCGAGTGGTATACAAAAGAGAAATGGATTCTAATGTATATTAAGCGATGGCTTAAGGCTGGAATTATGTGTAACGGAGAAGTTAGACGTGGGGAAAAGGGCACTCCTCAGGGAGGAGTAATAAGCCCGCTACTAGCTAACATCTTCCTTCACTTTGTATTTGATAAATGGATGGAAAAGAATCACTCAAACATGCCTTTTGAACGGTATTGTGACGATGCAATTATACACTGTACGACAGAAAAACAGGCAAATTTCATCAAAGGTGCAATTACCAGGAGGATGATAGATTGTCGGTTGATGCTGAATGAGGAAAAGACGCGTATAGTTTACTGCAAAAATCATATACATACTGAAGCACATCGAAGTGTAAGATTTGACTTTCTGGGTTATACTTTTCGACCATTAGGCAGACCAACTAAGAATGGCTGGAAACTTATGTATTTTCCGTGTATGAGTGACTCGTCTAAAAAAGCAGTTAGGCAAAAAGTGAGAGAGGTAGTAAGAAGACGTTTCCAAGGCACGATTTTGAACATCGCAAGGATACTAAACCCTAAAATCAGGGGATGGTATCAGTATTATTGTGTATACTCAAAGTGGACAACACATGGATTGTGGTACTGGCTAAATCTAAAATTGGTAAGATGGATAATGGAAAATAGAAAGCTTGGAAAGGGACGGGCGCATAGATGGCTTGTAAGAGTCTACGAAACCAATCCCCGATTATTTGAACACTGGTCATTTATTCGCCCATATTAA
- the tnpC gene encoding IS66 family transposase, giving the protein MLDKDKKGSTHRGYYWLYQDSINKLLVFDYQPGRGREGPAEMLKDFYGTLQTDAYSAYNSIVDTNNITLIHCLAHARRYFSDAIYSDRERAEYVLEQLQLVYQIERDSRALNHDNEKRAASRQKHSLPILKELGSWMEDQYKQVLPQSPIGKALAYSIKRWDKLCAFVYDGKLHPDNNAAERSIRATVIGRKNYLFAGSHESAKRIAMLYSLIGTCKLHNINPSLWLKDVLMVINDHPINRIKELLPHIWITKQK; this is encoded by the coding sequence GTGCTCGACAAGGATAAGAAAGGGAGCACTCATCGGGGGTATTATTGGCTCTATCAGGATAGTATTAACAAGCTGCTTGTCTTTGATTATCAACCCGGGCGTGGCCGGGAAGGACCCGCAGAAATGCTGAAAGATTTTTATGGTACGCTGCAAACAGACGCTTACTCCGCATATAATAGCATTGTTGATACCAATAATATAACATTGATCCACTGTCTTGCTCATGCAAGAAGGTACTTTTCTGACGCTATTTATAGCGACCGGGAAAGAGCAGAATATGTATTGGAACAGTTACAGCTCGTCTATCAGATTGAACGCGATAGCCGGGCGTTAAATCACGACAATGAAAAACGAGCAGCTTCAAGACAGAAGCACTCCTTACCTATACTGAAGGAATTAGGAAGCTGGATGGAAGACCAATACAAGCAGGTACTTCCACAAAGCCCGATAGGAAAAGCCCTTGCCTATAGTATAAAACGCTGGGATAAACTCTGTGCCTTCGTGTATGATGGAAAGCTACATCCAGATAATAACGCGGCTGAGAGATCTATAAGAGCGACTGTTATAGGCCGAAAGAATTACCTCTTTGCCGGGAGCCATGAATCAGCAAAGCGAATTGCAATGCTCTACAGCCTGATCGGAACCTGTAAACTACATAACATTAATCCCAGCCTTTGGCTAAAGGACGTTTTAATGGTCATTAACGACCATCCCATCAACAGAATCAAAGAGCTCCTACCTCATATCTGGATCACGAAGCAAAAGTAA